In the genome of Oxalobacter aliiformigenes, one region contains:
- a CDS encoding tetratricopeptide repeat protein: MPKKIFCLLIMGSLLFSLSGCGKENTKESASEEKGVAYFRKGEYRKALPLLRKSADSGNAAASCYLGVMYRDGKGLDKNTGKSCKWFLKAAEGGHSDAWLATSLCYTTENGLGKNDREAFRWAKKAATGESGMELNDRRILASLLGNRFFTGEGTPVDYAKAAKWYEKAAELGDHRAQGVLAFQYFSGKGVLIDRERAKHWARLAAASPNDMKEFASAILQLLEDPPDMKKAVYWYERSAKRGNPLAQEALAVLYEKGEGVRQNLVRAHQYYRLAAKNGDESMKKALADFEANHSRKQTD, encoded by the coding sequence TTCTGCCTTCTGATCATGGGCAGCCTGTTGTTTTCCCTGTCGGGTTGTGGAAAAGAAAATACGAAAGAATCGGCCAGCGAGGAAAAGGGGGTGGCGTATTTCCGGAAAGGCGAATACCGGAAAGCGTTGCCGTTGCTGCGCAAGTCGGCTGATTCGGGAAATGCCGCCGCATCCTGTTATCTTGGTGTGATGTATCGGGACGGCAAGGGACTGGACAAAAACACCGGCAAATCCTGTAAATGGTTTCTGAAAGCGGCGGAAGGCGGTCACAGTGATGCATGGCTGGCGACCAGTTTGTGTTACACGACGGAAAACGGACTGGGAAAAAACGACCGGGAAGCGTTCAGGTGGGCCAAGAAGGCGGCAACCGGCGAGAGCGGCATGGAACTGAACGACCGGCGGATCCTGGCGTCGCTGTTGGGTAACCGTTTTTTCACCGGGGAAGGAACACCGGTCGATTATGCCAAGGCCGCCAAGTGGTATGAGAAGGCGGCGGAACTGGGTGACCACCGGGCGCAGGGGGTTCTGGCTTTTCAGTATTTTTCGGGAAAAGGCGTGCTGATCGACAGGGAGCGGGCGAAGCACTGGGCCCGGCTGGCGGCGGCCAGTCCGAATGACATGAAAGAATTCGCTTCCGCCATTCTCCAGCTCCTTGAGGATCCGCCGGATATGAAAAAGGCCGTTTACTGGTATGAACGGTCGGCGAAACGGGGCAATCCCCTGGCTCAGGAAGCGCTGGCGGTGCTTTACGAAAAAGGGGAAGGCGTCCGGCAGAATCTGGTCAGGGCACACCAGTATTACCGGCTGGCGGCGAAAAACGGCGATGAATCCATGAAAAAGGCACTGGCCGATTTCGAGGCGAACCATTCGCGGAAACAAACGGACTGA
- a CDS encoding GNAT family N-acetyltransferase, with amino-acid sequence MEIRVRKYRADDLPAMIRIWNEVVEEGIAFPQEELLDMTSGAAFFGSQSYSAVAEDGDSGTIYGLYILHPNNVGRCGHISNASYAVSSESRGLHIGEKLVKDSLVQGKRLGFGVLQFNAVVATNIHARHLYERLGFVQLGVIPGGFRMKDGRYEDICPYYHVL; translated from the coding sequence ATGGAAATCAGGGTTCGCAAATACCGGGCGGACGATTTGCCCGCCATGATCCGGATCTGGAACGAAGTCGTGGAAGAAGGCATCGCTTTTCCGCAGGAAGAATTGCTGGACATGACATCCGGTGCCGCTTTTTTCGGCAGCCAGTCGTACAGTGCCGTGGCCGAGGACGGCGACAGCGGAACGATTTACGGGCTGTATATTCTCCATCCGAACAATGTCGGCCGGTGCGGTCATATCAGCAATGCCAGTTATGCCGTCAGTTCGGAAAGCCGGGGGCTGCATATCGGTGAAAAGCTGGTGAAAGATTCACTCGTTCAGGGAAAAAGGCTGGGATTCGGCGTGCTGCAATTCAATGCGGTCGTTGCGACCAATATCCATGCCCGGCATCTGTACGAACGGCTCGGTTTTGTGCAACTGGGCGTCATTCCGGGTGGTTTCCGTATGAAAGACGGGCGCTATGAGGATATCTGTCCCTATTATCACGTACTGTAA
- a CDS encoding aldo/keto reductase has product MNIRAIGIFMLSAAFLTTAECRDRIRPEPVSRSSGPVGNGVNANGTVSMNGSKNMYFQAKKQQDVGIFNFETKTVLLNSGYAMPITGLGTYSLSDEVSAKSVSEHLKAGGRLIDTAFFYRNERGVGQGIRQSGIPREEVFITTKLYPSQYANAETAIEEALERLDSGYIDMMLLHHPGAHDVQAYRAMEKAVKEGKIRSIGLSCFYISELDRFLPQITIMPALVQNEIHPYYQDNDVTPYIQSKGIVVQGWYPLGGRGHTAELLGDPVIRDIARTHGKSSAQIILRWNLQKSVAVIPGSSNPDHIRENLDIFDFTLSDEEMARINALDRNEKHDWY; this is encoded by the coding sequence ATGAACATCAGGGCAATCGGCATATTCATGTTGTCCGCCGCCTTTCTAACGACCGCAGAATGCCGGGACAGGATACGGCCTGAACCGGTATCCCGCTCCAGCGGACCTGTCGGCAACGGCGTGAACGCAAATGGAACCGTCAGTATGAATGGATCGAAAAACATGTATTTTCAGGCAAAAAAACAGCAGGATGTCGGCATTTTCAATTTCGAAACAAAAACCGTATTGCTCAACAGCGGTTATGCCATGCCCATCACAGGTTTGGGAACATACAGCCTGTCGGATGAGGTCAGCGCAAAATCCGTTTCCGAACATCTGAAGGCAGGAGGCCGGTTGATCGACACCGCCTTTTTTTACCGCAACGAAAGAGGTGTCGGACAAGGTATCCGCCAATCCGGAATCCCCAGAGAAGAAGTTTTCATCACAACCAAGCTGTACCCGAGCCAGTACGCCAATGCCGAAACCGCTATCGAAGAAGCACTGGAAAGGCTGGATTCGGGATATATCGACATGATGCTGCTCCATCATCCCGGCGCACACGATGTCCAGGCATACAGGGCGATGGAAAAGGCCGTGAAAGAAGGCAAAATCCGTTCCATAGGACTGTCATGTTTCTACATTTCCGAACTGGACAGATTCCTTCCGCAGATCACGATCATGCCTGCCCTTGTCCAGAATGAAATACATCCGTACTATCAGGACAATGACGTGACCCCCTATATCCAGAGCAAGGGAATCGTCGTGCAGGGCTGGTATCCTCTGGGCGGACGGGGCCACACGGCGGAATTGCTCGGCGACCCGGTCATCCGGGACATCGCGCGGACACATGGCAAATCTTCCGCACAAATCATTCTCCGCTGGAACCTGCAAAAAAGCGTGGCGGTCATACCGGGATCCAGCAATCCCGACCATATCCGGGAAAATCTGGATATATTCGATTTCACCCTGTCCGACGAGGAAATGGCCAGAATCAACGCACTTGACCGCAACGAGAAACACGACTGGTATTGA
- a CDS encoding alpha/beta hydrolase has product MMKKRTRHMLIGLLIAIGAIATVNAQVIRQTNRGNMEHQNPVSEWDKTFPKSDKVNHRKVSFKNRYGITLVADLYVPKNATGKLPAIAVSGPFGAVKEQASGLYAQAMAERGFLSVAFDPSYTGESAGTPRYVASPDINTEDFSAAVDFLSLHDMVDPERIGIVGICGWGGFAVNAAANDTRIKATVASTMYDMSRVTANGYFDSMDADKRYAFRKQLNEQRTVDARNGVYALAGGVPDVLPDDAPQFVKDYYAYYKTPRGYHRRSLNLNGGWNTTSSLSFMNFPILAYAGEIRSAVLLVHGEKAHSRYFSEDTFGKLPGDNKELMIVPGPNHTDLYDRTDVIPFDKIQAFFNKYLK; this is encoded by the coding sequence ATGATGAAAAAACGAACCAGACACATGCTGATCGGGTTGCTGATCGCAATCGGCGCCATAGCAACAGTCAATGCACAGGTCATCCGGCAAACAAACAGAGGTAATATGGAACATCAGAATCCGGTCAGTGAATGGGACAAGACGTTCCCAAAAAGTGACAAGGTCAACCACCGCAAGGTGTCTTTCAAAAACCGTTACGGCATCACGCTTGTCGCCGATCTTTATGTCCCGAAAAACGCAACGGGCAAGTTGCCCGCCATCGCTGTCAGTGGCCCTTTCGGCGCCGTGAAGGAACAGGCTTCCGGCCTGTATGCACAGGCAATGGCCGAACGCGGTTTTCTCTCTGTCGCTTTCGATCCTTCCTATACGGGGGAAAGCGCCGGTACGCCCCGTTATGTCGCTTCTCCCGATATCAATACCGAGGATTTCAGCGCCGCTGTGGATTTCCTGTCATTGCATGATATGGTCGATCCGGAACGGATCGGGATTGTCGGAATTTGCGGATGGGGCGGCTTTGCCGTCAATGCCGCTGCCAACGATACCCGTATCAAGGCTACTGTGGCTTCTACCATGTATGATATGAGTCGTGTGACTGCCAATGGTTATTTCGATTCGATGGATGCCGACAAGCGTTATGCGTTCCGCAAGCAGCTCAATGAGCAGCGTACGGTCGACGCACGCAACGGGGTGTATGCGCTTGCCGGCGGGGTTCCTGATGTATTGCCCGATGACGCTCCGCAGTTCGTGAAGGATTATTATGCCTATTACAAGACGCCTCGCGGTTATCACCGGCGTTCTCTCAATTTGAATGGCGGATGGAACACGACTTCTTCGCTGTCTTTCATGAATTTTCCCATTCTGGCTTATGCCGGCGAGATTCGCAGTGCCGTTTTGCTGGTTCACGGGGAAAAAGCCCATTCCCGTTATTTCAGTGAGGATACGTTCGGAAAACTCCCGGGCGATAACAAGGAGTTGATGATTGTCCCAGGCCCCAATCATACGGATCTTTATGACCGTACTGATGTCATTCCTTTTGATAAAATTCAGGCGTTTTTCAACAAGTACCTCAAATGA
- a CDS encoding NADPH-dependent oxidoreductase: MNEIIHSLLAHRSIRSYSDKPVEESMLEQIVSAVQAAPNWVNFQLVSMVAVKDPERRKTFSALCGNQPWVAEAPVFMVFCADYYRVQLACRKKTGVWKNIPEEDIDTLIVGAHEVGIAIATAVAAAEGMGLGTVVIGDVRKNSRQVIQELNLPPFVMPLLGLCIGYPAHDPGQKPRLPRQAVYFEERYRTSGLDSCLDEYDRTYATYLQERGERTGNWTERVAKFYRTPYHYRDVADSLRQQKLFSGKITMDGQADKPLRPGSNP; the protein is encoded by the coding sequence ATGAATGAAATCATCCACTCACTGCTTGCCCACCGCTCGATCCGTTCCTATTCGGACAAACCTGTGGAAGAAAGCATGCTGGAACAGATCGTCAGTGCCGTTCAGGCCGCACCGAACTGGGTCAATTTCCAACTGGTTTCGATGGTTGCCGTAAAAGATCCCGAACGTCGAAAAACATTCTCGGCACTTTGCGGCAATCAGCCATGGGTTGCCGAAGCGCCGGTCTTTATGGTTTTCTGCGCGGATTATTACCGCGTCCAGCTGGCCTGCCGGAAAAAAACCGGTGTATGGAAAAACATTCCGGAAGAAGACATCGATACACTGATTGTCGGCGCGCATGAGGTCGGCATCGCCATTGCAACAGCCGTTGCCGCCGCTGAGGGAATGGGACTGGGAACCGTTGTCATCGGAGACGTCCGCAAGAATTCGCGCCAAGTCATTCAGGAATTGAATCTGCCTCCATTCGTCATGCCTCTGCTGGGATTGTGTATCGGTTATCCCGCCCACGATCCCGGACAGAAACCGCGTTTGCCGCGGCAGGCCGTGTATTTCGAGGAACGGTACCGGACTTCCGGTCTGGATAGCTGTCTGGACGAATACGACAGAACCTATGCGACATATCTGCAAGAACGGGGTGAACGCACCGGCAACTGGACGGAACGCGTGGCAAAATTTTACAGGACGCCGTACCACTACCGGGACGTGGCGGATTCGCTCAGGCAACAGAAACTTTTTTCAGGAAAAATCACCATGGATGGACAAGCAGACAAACCGCTACGGCCCGGTTCAAATCCGTGA
- a CDS encoding MFS transporter yields MKKNNGLLILILAVGVFGILNTEMGVIGILPLVATMFGVSITRAALLVSGFALVIALSAPVLPLLFSGFDRKKVMLLSLAVFVVSNIISVFATDFDIILAARLIPAAFHPVYVSLAFTVAAESVEKTEAPKAVARVFIGVSAGLVLGVPMTSLIATESSFAFAMTFFAVVNMAVLAATAIWMPAMPVREKQGYGTQLRVLGKPGLWIAIIISILLNGSVFGFFSYMADYLNVVTGMGARTISLMLLVFGLANIAGNIVAGKTLSTHPDRTVVAAPFILSALFLLMSVTGNWGHATAALILPFGILAGIVANANQYLISDSATEAPMFANGLYLTAQNLGITAGSALCGFFISVWGTQYTLAGSILMLLPAILFIFIRLFVTRKRYDTRSFSDKQECCQ; encoded by the coding sequence ATGAAGAAAAATAACGGGTTGCTCATACTGATACTGGCTGTCGGCGTATTCGGCATTCTGAATACTGAAATGGGCGTTATCGGCATATTGCCGCTTGTCGCAACCATGTTCGGGGTTTCGATCACGCGGGCGGCGCTGCTGGTCAGCGGCTTTGCACTGGTCATTGCCCTGTCCGCCCCTGTTCTGCCCCTGCTGTTTTCCGGATTCGACCGGAAAAAAGTCATGCTCCTGTCACTGGCGGTTTTCGTCGTCAGCAACATCATTTCCGTTTTCGCCACCGACTTCGATATCATTCTGGCCGCGCGGCTGATACCTGCCGCGTTCCATCCCGTTTATGTTTCCCTGGCATTCACCGTAGCGGCTGAATCGGTCGAAAAAACAGAAGCGCCCAAAGCCGTTGCGCGTGTTTTCATCGGTGTTTCCGCCGGTCTGGTGCTGGGAGTCCCCATGACCAGCCTGATCGCCACCGAGTCATCCTTCGCTTTCGCCATGACGTTTTTCGCCGTCGTCAATATGGCCGTACTTGCAGCAACTGCGATCTGGATGCCTGCCATGCCAGTCCGTGAAAAACAGGGTTATGGTACCCAGCTCAGGGTCCTTGGAAAACCCGGACTCTGGATCGCCATTATCATTTCCATCCTTCTGAACGGCTCGGTTTTCGGTTTCTTCAGCTATATGGCCGATTACCTGAATGTCGTGACCGGCATGGGCGCCCGCACGATCAGCCTGATGCTGCTGGTTTTCGGATTGGCCAACATCGCAGGCAATATCGTCGCCGGAAAAACACTGAGCACCCATCCGGACAGAACGGTCGTCGCAGCTCCCTTCATATTGTCCGCCCTGTTCCTGCTGATGTCCGTCACGGGGAACTGGGGCCACGCCACGGCGGCGCTCATCCTGCCGTTCGGCATTCTTGCAGGTATCGTGGCCAATGCCAACCAGTACCTGATCAGCGACTCCGCAACAGAAGCGCCGATGTTCGCCAACGGCCTTTACCTGACGGCCCAGAATCTGGGTATAACAGCCGGATCGGCGCTGTGCGGTTTCTTCATTAGTGTATGGGGCACGCAATACACGCTGGCCGGTTCCATCCTGATGCTTCTGCCGGCCATTCTGTTTATCTTTATCCGGTTGTTTGTCACCAGAAAACGGTACGATACCCGATCCTTTTCCGATAAACAGGAATGCTGCCAGTAA
- a CDS encoding LysR family transcriptional regulator, producing the protein MKNLNDLQAFMIVAKERSFTKAALRLGVSPSALSHAMRGLEERLGLRLLSRTTRDVATTEAGERLVRSVGPLIRQIGDELDSLSELRNRPAGSIRITCSDDAAEMVLRPKLAAFLAGFPEISVEIIIDYGFVNIVRERFDAGIRLGESIDRDMISVRLGPDWRLAVVGTPAYFDRHGIPSVPHDLTGHACINILHSVNGGVYIWEFEKDGHAVNVRVGGQLTSNSMIHVLNGALDGIGLAYAPDFMVAPYLADGTLKEVLADWSPYFSGFHLYYPNRRQTSPAFAAFVEAIRYRE; encoded by the coding sequence ATGAAAAACCTGAACGATTTGCAGGCCTTTATGATAGTGGCGAAAGAGAGGAGTTTTACGAAGGCGGCGCTCAGGCTCGGCGTTTCTCCTTCCGCCCTGAGCCATGCCATGAGGGGGCTTGAGGAAAGACTCGGATTGAGGCTGTTGTCCAGAACGACCCGCGATGTTGCCACGACCGAAGCCGGCGAGAGGCTGGTCCGGTCCGTCGGTCCGCTGATCAGGCAGATCGGTGACGAACTGGACAGCCTCTCCGAGTTGCGGAACAGACCGGCCGGGTCGATCCGCATCACCTGTTCGGACGATGCCGCCGAAATGGTGTTGCGTCCGAAGCTGGCCGCTTTTCTGGCCGGGTTTCCGGAGATCAGCGTTGAAATCATCATTGATTACGGGTTCGTCAACATCGTCAGGGAGCGTTTCGATGCGGGCATACGTCTGGGAGAGTCGATCGACAGGGATATGATCTCGGTCCGTCTCGGCCCGGACTGGCGGCTGGCCGTCGTGGGAACGCCGGCCTATTTCGACCGGCATGGCATCCCGTCTGTGCCGCATGATCTGACCGGACATGCGTGCATCAATATCCTGCATTCGGTCAATGGCGGGGTTTACATCTGGGAATTCGAAAAAGACGGCCATGCGGTGAATGTCCGCGTCGGCGGGCAGCTGACTTCGAACAGCATGATTCATGTCCTGAACGGTGCGCTGGATGGCATAGGTCTGGCCTATGCACCTGATTTCATGGTCGCGCCCTATCTGGCAGACGGCACCCTGAAAGAAGTGCTGGCAGACTGGAGCCCTTATTTCAGCGGTTTTCACCTTTATTATCCCAACCGGAGACAGACTTCACCCGCTTTTGCCGCCTTTGTCGAAGCCATACGCTACAGGGAGTGA
- a CDS encoding Lrp/AsnC family transcriptional regulator: MNRLQNDAALHRGKQTGKNTMTKLDKTDLMILQALQNDAKTSMKTLADALHLSKTPVYERIRRLEKEGIIKRYVALVDPEKIGLPLVVFCNVSLAIHDEEHIRQFRETIGTIDEITECYTIGGIHDFFLKVVVKDLQAYDRFVLEKLTKIRGIAKMQSSFVLNEIKHTTALKPAADE, encoded by the coding sequence TTGAACCGTTTACAAAACGACGCCGCCCTGCACAGGGGCAAACAGACAGGAAAAAACACCATGACCAAGCTGGACAAGACCGACCTGATGATTTTGCAGGCCTTGCAAAACGACGCGAAAACCAGCATGAAAACGCTGGCCGACGCCCTGCATCTGTCGAAAACGCCGGTTTACGAACGGATCAGGCGGCTGGAAAAGGAAGGCATCATCAAGCGCTACGTCGCACTGGTCGATCCGGAAAAAATCGGTCTGCCGCTTGTCGTGTTCTGCAACGTGTCACTGGCGATACACGACGAGGAACATATCCGCCAGTTCCGCGAAACGATCGGCACGATCGACGAAATCACGGAATGCTATACCATCGGCGGCATCCATGACTTTTTTCTGAAAGTGGTCGTGAAAGACCTTCAGGCGTACGACCGGTTCGTACTGGAAAAACTCACCAAAATCCGGGGCATCGCGAAAATGCAGAGCTCCTTCGTCCTGAACGAAATCAAGCATACGACCGCCCTGAAACCGGCCGCAGACGAGTGA
- a CDS encoding DMT family transporter, producing MIAIKKTFWFHLVALVTVAIWGTTFVSTKVLIANGLTPVDIFFYRFVLAYLCIWFISPKRLFADTVADECWLAGAGFCGGALYFVTENMALGLTLVSNVSLIVCISPLLTAFLVILFYRNEKVRKTLLAGSVMALAGVAFVVFNGHFILKLSPAGDLLTVAAAFSWAFYCLILKRLDLRYPTLFITRKVFFYGVVTLVPFMPFLPLHVDWEILSRLPVAANLLFLSLIASMLCFILWNMAVKELGAVLATNYIYIVPLVAMITSAIVLDEPVNAVMLAGCVLILAGVFLGQRRQASRK from the coding sequence ATGATAGCAATCAAAAAAACATTCTGGTTTCATCTGGTGGCACTGGTTACCGTCGCGATCTGGGGAACGACATTCGTTTCCACGAAGGTACTGATCGCCAACGGGCTGACTCCGGTGGACATTTTCTTTTACCGTTTCGTGCTGGCGTATCTCTGTATCTGGTTCATTTCGCCGAAAAGGCTGTTTGCCGATACGGTGGCGGATGAATGCTGGCTGGCGGGCGCGGGTTTCTGCGGCGGCGCGCTGTATTTCGTGACGGAAAACATGGCGCTGGGATTGACGCTGGTTTCCAACGTCTCGCTGATCGTCTGCATTTCTCCCCTGTTGACGGCTTTTCTGGTCATCCTCTTTTACCGGAACGAAAAAGTGCGGAAAACCTTGCTGGCCGGATCCGTCATGGCGCTGGCCGGCGTCGCATTCGTCGTGTTCAACGGGCATTTCATTCTGAAACTGTCTCCGGCCGGCGATTTGTTGACCGTGGCGGCCGCCTTTTCGTGGGCGTTTTACTGCCTGATCCTGAAGCGGCTCGATCTCCGCTATCCGACCCTGTTCATCACCCGGAAGGTTTTTTTCTATGGTGTGGTGACGCTGGTTCCGTTCATGCCGTTTCTGCCCCTGCATGTTGACTGGGAAATCCTGTCACGGCTGCCGGTCGCCGCGAATCTGCTTTTCCTGTCGCTTATCGCTTCCATGCTGTGTTTCATCCTGTGGAACATGGCCGTGAAAGAACTGGGCGCGGTGTTGGCGACGAATTACATTTATATCGTTCCGCTGGTGGCCATGATCACTTCCGCCATCGTGCTGGACGAACCGGTCAATGCCGTCATGCTGGCCGGTTGCGTGCTGATTCTGGCCGGGGTTTTTCTGGGACAGCGCCGGCAGGCTTCACGAAAATGA
- a CDS encoding phage tail protein has translation MARPDDTDWMHSPRKPRSPGEWREAFCQMRDCLKTLWRAVETIRPETDSREPCRFPPPQLSALLKKNTEDAPSAGDTVLPWLESLNPPEGENTVPPGSVLYFCTETPPDGWLVADGSMLLIAAYPRLHEAIGTTFGSGDNGMTTFALPDLRGEFIRCLDRGRAVDPERTLGSWQPDEIARHNHGFLDIPKVQFGSGVYSWTPQVMEVAEHAPIATTMAGGSETRPRNIALTACIKY, from the coding sequence ATGGCCCGACCTGATGATACCGACTGGATGCATTCCCCGCGAAAACCCCGTTCGCCGGGAGAATGGCGTGAAGCGTTCTGCCAGATGCGCGACTGCCTGAAAACGCTCTGGCGCGCTGTGGAGACAATACGCCCGGAAACGGATTCCCGGGAACCCTGCCGTTTTCCGCCCCCCCAGTTGTCCGCATTGCTGAAGAAAAACACGGAGGATGCCCCATCCGCCGGCGATACTGTCCTGCCCTGGCTTGAATCGCTCAATCCGCCCGAAGGGGAAAATACCGTTCCGCCCGGCTCCGTACTTTACTTCTGCACCGAGACACCACCGGACGGCTGGCTTGTCGCGGACGGTTCCATGCTGCTGATCGCGGCATATCCCCGTCTGCATGAGGCTATCGGCACGACATTCGGCTCGGGCGACAACGGTATGACGACATTCGCGCTGCCCGACTTGCGCGGTGAATTCATCCGCTGTCTGGACAGGGGACGCGCCGTCGATCCCGAACGGACACTGGGCAGCTGGCAACCGGACGAAATCGCCCGGCACAACCACGGGTTTCTGGATATCCCGAAAGTGCAGTTCGGTTCCGGCGTCTATTCCTGGACACCCCAGGTCATGGAAGTCGCCGAACACGCACCGATCGCCACGACGATGGCGGGCGGCAGCGAGACCCGTCCCCGCAACATCGCCCTGACCGCCTGCATCAAATACTGA
- the bla gene encoding class A beta-lactamase, with translation MKKRFVIVSLCLWLGSAFPCGCPAQSLQEKIGAVVANHRCRVGLVIENADGSERAAIAPHDDFPMQSVYKFPIALAVLEKVDRGELSLKELIAISRSELRPGTWSPLREKYPAGKTVRIPLADIVRMTISESDNNGCDILLRLAGGPEKVTAWLRRHGIEHMTVATTERAMHGDWNIQFRNRSTPDAATRLLRLFQEKKLLKPRTQVFLWSAMKNSTVSPERFRSGLPRGTLLIHKTGTSLAFHRRQGMTLNDIGIVILPDGKPVFISVFVFRSKEPKALAEKMIASVARTAWRHFTRTAGNGQKE, from the coding sequence ATGAAAAAACGTTTTGTTATCGTCTCGCTGTGCCTGTGGCTGGGATCGGCCTTTCCTTGTGGCTGCCCGGCGCAATCCCTTCAGGAAAAAATCGGGGCCGTCGTCGCCAATCACCGTTGCCGTGTCGGTCTGGTCATTGAAAACGCAGACGGATCCGAAAGGGCTGCAATCGCCCCCCATGACGACTTTCCGATGCAAAGCGTGTACAAATTCCCCATCGCACTGGCCGTTCTGGAGAAAGTGGACCGGGGAGAATTGTCCCTGAAAGAGCTGATCGCCATATCCCGTTCCGAATTGCGGCCGGGAACATGGAGCCCGTTACGGGAAAAGTATCCTGCCGGAAAAACCGTCCGCATTCCGCTTGCCGACATCGTGCGCATGACGATTTCGGAAAGCGACAACAACGGGTGCGACATCCTCCTGCGGCTGGCCGGCGGCCCGGAAAAGGTCACGGCATGGCTCAGACGGCACGGAATCGAACACATGACGGTCGCCACGACGGAACGGGCGATGCACGGTGACTGGAACATCCAGTTCAGAAACCGCTCGACACCGGACGCGGCCACACGACTGTTGCGCCTTTTTCAGGAAAAAAAACTGCTGAAACCCCGAACACAGGTGTTTTTGTGGTCGGCCATGAAAAACTCGACGGTTTCGCCCGAACGCTTCAGAAGCGGTCTGCCACGCGGTACCCTGCTGATTCACAAAACCGGTACCTCTCTGGCGTTTCACCGCCGGCAGGGAATGACGCTCAACGATATCGGCATCGTCATCCTGCCGGACGGAAAACCGGTTTTCATCAGCGTTTTCGTTTTTCGAAGCAAGGAACCGAAAGCGCTGGCAGAGAAAATGATCGCATCGGTCGCCCGGACAGCATGGCGGCATTTCACCCGAACCGCAGGTAACGGACAAAAAGAGTAA
- a CDS encoding cold-shock protein — protein METGTVKWFNDAKGFGFITPDTHGTDLFAHFTDIAGSGFKSLAEGQKVRFETGAGRKGPQAKNIEPV, from the coding sequence ATGGAAACAGGTACAGTCAAATGGTTCAACGATGCCAAAGGGTTTGGTTTCATCACACCCGATACGCATGGAACCGACCTTTTCGCCCACTTTACCGACATTGCCGGCAGCGGTTTCAAATCGCTTGCCGAAGGTCAGAAAGTCCGGTTCGAAACAGGTGCGGGACGAAAGGGACCCCAGGCCAAAAACATTGAGCCGGTTTAA
- the bla gene encoding class A beta-lactamase, translating into MMKKNLFRCLFAFFVLFSPFSLLHATPGLQERINAIVQGQSADIGVAIESGSGQGASFQADKAFPMQSVVKFPLALAVLDAVDKGRWHLDDTFLLTGRELLPDTHSPLREKYADGPAQVTLREILTDTVSHSDNNGCDMLFRLLGGPEAVERYVKGLGIEGFRIRATEEEMQRSWDAQFANTATPAAANRLLRLFQQKKLLSASSHELLWAMMRDSMTGPGRLREPLPAGAVLVHKTGTGDTSPVKGTTVNDIGIILLPDGRPVFISVFITHAPDSIMDTEKTIASLSQAAWEYYSALPRNPLAAAQHGVRELFRLND; encoded by the coding sequence ATGATGAAGAAAAACCTGTTCCGCTGTCTCTTCGCCTTTTTTGTCCTGTTTTCGCCGTTTTCCCTTCTGCATGCCACACCCGGTCTGCAGGAACGGATAAACGCCATTGTGCAGGGCCAGTCGGCAGATATCGGCGTCGCGATCGAATCCGGTTCCGGACAGGGAGCGTCCTTCCAGGCGGACAAAGCGTTCCCGATGCAAAGCGTCGTCAAGTTTCCGCTGGCGCTTGCCGTGCTCGATGCCGTGGACAAGGGCCGGTGGCATCTCGACGACACGTTTCTTTTGACCGGCCGCGAACTGCTGCCCGACACACACAGCCCCCTGCGGGAAAAATACGCCGACGGCCCCGCACAGGTCACGCTGCGGGAAATCCTGACCGATACCGTTTCGCACTCGGACAACAACGGGTGCGACATGCTTTTCCGTCTTCTGGGCGGCCCCGAAGCGGTGGAACGTTATGTGAAAGGACTGGGAATCGAGGGATTCAGAATCCGTGCGACGGAAGAAGAGATGCAGCGGTCGTGGGACGCCCAGTTCGCGAATACGGCAACGCCGGCGGCCGCCAACCGGCTCTTGCGCCTGTTCCAGCAGAAAAAACTGCTGTCGGCTTCCAGCCATGAACTGCTCTGGGCCATGATGCGCGATTCGATGACGGGGCCGGGCCGCCTGCGCGAACCGCTGCCGGCCGGTGCCGTACTGGTTCACAAGACGGGAACCGGCGATACATCTCCGGTGAAAGGCACGACGGTCAACGATATCGGCATTATCCTGCTGCCCGACGGCCGGCCGGTTTTCATCAGCGTTTTCATCACGCATGCGCCGGATTCGATCATGGATACCGAAAAAACGATCGCGTCCCTGTCCCAGGCAGCATGGGAATATTATTCGGCCCTGCCGCGCAACCCGCTTGCGGCGGCACAGCACGGTGTCCGGGAACTCTTCCGTCTGAACGACTGA